From Phyllopteryx taeniolatus isolate TA_2022b chromosome 18, UOR_Ptae_1.2, whole genome shotgun sequence, the proteins below share one genomic window:
- the tdrd6 gene encoding tudor domain-containing 6 isoform X3, producing MASILGLPPRSSNVTILITRVHSYPICGLIEFWANFAQARAAEYQSLAKNIQSPANAFPEFEGNPGDLCLVQIDGTWYRSRIVTRNGSNCKVFLIDEGITCSTTTKLLALGKREHFHLSPAVELCVLANVFPLSPENRWSSVALEFLQSLRGQTVKAHVQDVLVHERKLLLDIPCISRQMYEMGLAKKLEPSVFLDFVLKSLKPKSEAENFFQTSMGEVKQLNKEELYMYPEVSAGAVETVVVTEVTNPQRVFCQLKVFSQELNKLSEQITQRCRGTKVNCIVDPEMIGFPCAARGNDGNWYRCVLQQVFPVNQMVEVLNVDYGTKQLVQIANVRPLAPEFFRMPVVTYVCSLHGIIDKGIGWTSTQISYLKSLLLHKTLIAKFQYQSISEGVYYVSLYGDENKNLNNMFCSKENTLQESEKTLDYAIGNGEYSSQHHSPGQRDTSKMLCSSGLAERNEIEKTSQIFTQYSEAGFLGVCGNSEVSFPTQNVDPSSKELQIGKFKEHMFPIGTVLDVSVSYIESPNDFWCQLARNSWQLKLLMHSIQAHYAGSIYEPLTEAVCVVHHPDNGIWYRARVIHKHETTHVTVLFVDYGQTKTVPLHELRTINAEFLNLHSQAFRCSLFNPPKFMSVVNDWNDEAKEKFYKFVETAASNSVTLKCTIYAVMYNEKKIALNIVDLETPFESISESMATLAHSAPGRTVPRPSFRLDTYYYSTHNIKTGIEEQVTVTCVNSVSQFYCQLERNADVLKDLNVKVNNLCHQLGIVEPPTVFGKLCFAKYTDGLWYRAQIKATKPSILVHFVDYGDTAKVDKSDLLPVPKEANDIMSIPVQAVVCGLSDVPTDVPSEVNNWFKTSVTECKFQVLVVAKEPSGNLLVELYHKNTQINSKMKTIFQLEMKTEGQVLCQRQKALETPYANKEKEAISVFYSSHVPDPKPAHKVRQATQSSRQNLNNDQRVKTSQELYQTPHQRQHQSKQNSNNERKENLTVLNDSKLDCKSPVKESGNVLHQAKYSKLPKLEDLPKDLITLGMEADVYVSHYNSPSSFYVQLVREEDEIFSLVHKLNDPLSTPKISITEVDVGDLVEAEFADDSSWYRACVKQVLSSSMAVVEFVDFGNIVQLPFSKLAKLNQAFVQLPRYSTHCMLSEAESLEVLDAEVVSTLKRDIGSNAEKMLKCQFVQQSEVVWQVILEDNGVQVTCKAPAKCPKIPSDTEQKVEASVQNSEASLDFCSPCYHHIEFIQGQQLDVYISAICDAHKFWCQPADSNALDKISKNLSEIGNATYNTHVSMSALLPGSPCIAFFAEDQLWCRAEILNKDGDKLSVLFVDYGNTADVTITNVREMPSDLLETPTQAFLCTLEGFDELHGSWVDSAVDELASIAEDKLLQMIVTKTSREDGKNMYLVQLECDCQRLNETMKRWWMTSTLQNKPDVAQQMLDEKLSQIDATAKEPENEPPENEETRLSVPSAHTGKWHNNADLYSVVTSSPTNIQSPVDYLHTSVLSTESPQEERCLFESWIQLETSEGVNTVPTVLIHHMETNVSQIDSGIEENVLPLQNMVKNVDEEAATLIDTTLSDESGIPLSPFEAPAKCPEIPSDTEQNMGKNVQNSETSQNLRSLSYHYIEFTEGQQLDVYISAIFDTHKFWCQPADSIALDNISESLSEFGNAAYDTHVSMSALLPGTPCIAFFAEDQLWCRAEVLNKDGDELSVLFVDYGNTAEVTCTDVREICVNLLETHPQAFLCKLEGFDESHGSWCDSAFDELASIAEDKLLQLTVTKLSREDGKNMHLVQLECEGQKLNETMKRWWMTSTLENKPDVPQCILDEKLGPIDATAKEPENETSENEDARLAIPGAHTGKCPNDADLYSVVTSSPKNIQSPVDYLHTSILSSKSPQEEKCLSESWSTSEGVNTVPSVLIHDMESNVSHIDSGTDENVDPWQNMDTNVAESDKNFEEAASVLDTTLSDEIKSPPDKNLQEAADDCGIPLSPFEVVDIHMRACYKVRTYSADPKVATEDNKAVISNPVMSGTNVKMVARDAVMNYIPHETVVDTTSADSQLVPSESVLPFLVPVVQQLHDPNEQSDGIMAASNHCHITVTGEEMALNEPLHQFGPFIGQVIESCSEQPLKIRMTLPEEGTSAQEESDTVAEDTMTDFQGEHSALSFDTEARSHSHLCPDKGNVDEVTWIARDLFDRYPQ from the exons ATGGCTTCCATCCTTGGACTTCCGCCACGAAGCTCGAATGTTACAATCCTGATTACCAGGGTTCACTCATATCCCATTTGTGGGCTCATAGAATTCTGGGCCAATTTTGCCCAGGCAAGGGCAGCGGAATATCAATCCCTGGCCAAAAACATTCAGTCTCCTGCAAACGCATTTCCGGAGTTTGAAGGAAATCCTGGTGACTTGTGCTTGGTTCAGATCGATGGTACATGGTATAGGTCCCGCATAGTCACAAGAAATGGATCCAACTGCAAAGTCTTCCTCATTGACGAAGGGATCACATGTAGCACCACCACAAAGTTATTGGCTTTGGGTAAGAGGGAGCACTTCCACCTGTCACCTGCAGTGGAGTTATGTGTGCTTGCCAATGTATTTCCACTGTCTCCTGAAAATAGGTGGTCTTCAGTCGCACTTGAATTCCTGCAGTCTCTTCGAGGACAGACAGTAAAGGCACATGTGCAAGATGTACTAGTACATGAAAGAAAGCTTCTTCTGGACATCCCATGCATATCCAGACAAATGTATGAAATGGGATTAGCGAAGAAACTGGAACCAAGCGTGTTCCTGGACTTTGTTCTCAAGTCACTAAAGCCTAAAAGTGAAGCTGAAAATTTTTTTCAAACCTCCATGGGCGAAGTCAAGCAATTGAACAAGGAGGAGTTGTACATGTATCCAGAGGTGTCAGCAGGAGCTGTAGAGACTGTTGTAGTGACAGAAGTGACCAATCCACAGCGGGTTTTCTGCCAGTTGAAGGTTTTTTCTCAAGAGTTAAATAAACTCTCGGAGCAAATCACACAGCGCTGTAGGGGCACAAAGGTTAATTGCATTGTAGATCCTGAAATGATAGGATTTCCTTGTGCTGCAAGGGGAAATGATGGCAATTGGTACCGCTGTGTTCTACAACAAGTATTTCCAGTAAACCAGATGGTGGAAGTACTCAATGTTGACTATGGTACAAAACAATTGGTTCAAATAGCAAATGTAAGACCACTGGCTCCAGAGTTCTTCAGAATGCCTGTTGTGACCTATGTATGTTCACTCCATGGAATTATTGACAAAGGGATTGGATGGACAAGCACTCAGATTTCATATCTCAAGTCCCTACTCTTGCACAAGACTCTCATTGCCAAATTCCAGTACCAAAGTATCTCAGAGGGTGTTTACTATGTTTCACTCTAtggtgatgaaaataaaaacctcaACAACATGTTTTGTTCTAAGGAGAACACTCTGCAGGAGAGTGAAAAAACACTTGATTATGCTATTGGAAACGGGGAATACAGCAGCCAGCATCACTCACCAGGACAAAGGGATACCAGTAAGATGCTGTGTTCTTCTGGCCTTGCTGAAAGGAATGAGATTGAAAAAACATCCCAAATCTTCACACAATATTCAGAAGCTGGATTCTTGGGTGTTTGCGGAAACAGTGAGGTTTCTTTTCCGACCCAGAATGTTGACCCCTCAAGCAAAGAGTTACAAATTGGAAAGTTCAAGGAACATATGTTTCCTATTGGTACTGTCCTTGATGTCAGCGTGTCTTACATTGAGAGCCCAAATGATTTTTGGTGCCAACTCGCCCGGAACTCTTGGCAGCTGAAATTGCTAATGCATAGCATACAAGCACACTATGCAGGCAGCATTTATGAGCCTCTTACAGAAGCAGTTTGTGTTGTTCACCACCCTGACAATGGAATCTGGTACCGAGCCCGTGTAATTCACAAACACGAAACAACTCATGTGACTGTTCTTTTTGTGGACTACGGCCAAACAAAGACAGTCCCTCTCCACGAACTGAGGACGATCAATGCTGAATTTCTTAATCTGCACAGTCAAGCATTTCGATGCAGTCTATTTAACCCTCCCAAATTTATGTCAGTTGTAAATGATTGGAATGATGAGGCAAAGGAGAAGTTTTACAAATTTGTGGAAACTGCTGCCTCCAACTCTGTGACATTAAAGTGCaccatatatgcagtcatgtacaatgaaaagaaaatagcaTTGAACATTGTGGACCTAGAAACCCCCTTTGAGAGCATCTCTGAAAGTATGGCCACTCTTGCCCATAGCGCGCCTGGCAGGACAGTCCCCAGACCATCTTTCCGCCTGGACACATATTACTACTCAACACACAATATCAAAACTGGAATTGAAGAACAAGTTACAGTCACATGTGTAAACAGTGTCAGTCAGTTCTACTGCCAACTTGAGAGGAATGCTGATGTTCTAAAGGACCTTAATGTGAAGGTCAACAATCTCTGCCATCAGCTTGGCATTGTGGAGCCCCCAACAGTATTTGGGAAATTGTGCTTTGCAAAGTACACTGATGGGCTGTGGTACAGGGCACAGATCAAGGCCACTAAGCCATCAATCCTGGTTCACTTTGTTGATTATGGCGATACAGCTAAAGTGGACAAATCGGACTTGCTTCCAGTGCCCAAAGAGGCCAATGACATAATGTCTATACCTGTACAAGCAGTAGTGTGCGGTCTCTCTGATGTCCCAACAGATGTTCCCAGTGAGGTGAATAACTGGTTTAAAACATCCGTGACAGAATGTAAATTCCAAGTTCTAGTCGTAGCCAAAGAACCCAGTGGGAATCTACTGGTTGAACTTTATcacaaaaacactcaaatcaatTCAAAGATGAAGACAATCTTTCAGCTAGAGATGAAGACTGAAGGTCAAGTTCTCTGTCAGCGTCAGAAAGCTCTTGAGACTCCTTATGCAAATAAGGAAAAAGAAGCAATATCTGTTTTCTACTCAAGTCATGTACCTGACCCAAAACCAGCACATAAAGTAAGACAAGCTACACAATCTTCAAGACAGAATTTGAACAATGATCAGAGGGTTAAAACCTCACAAGAACTGTACCAAACACCACACCAAAGGCAACATCAGAGCAAGCAAAATAGTaataatgaaagaaaagaaaatctcacAGTCCTAAACGACTCAAAGTTGGATTGTAAATCACCTGTTAAAGAGTCTGGCAATGTGCTCCACCAAGCCAAATATTCAAAACTCCCTAAACTTGAAGACTTGCCCAAAGATTTGATCACATTGGGTATGGAGGCAGATGTTTATGTTTCACATTACAACAGCCCGTCAAGCTTCTATGTGCAGCTTGTCAGAGAAGAGGATGAAATATTCTCCCTAGTTCACAAGCTTAATGACCCACTATCCACCCCCAAAATCAGCATTACTGAAGTAGATGTAGGTGACCTCGTTGAAGCTGAGTTTGCTGATGATTCCTCATGGTACCGGGCATGTGTAAAACAAGTGCTGTCCAGCTCTATGGCTGTTGTTGAGTTTGTTGATTTTGGCAACATAGTTCAGTTACCATTTTCCAAACTAGCCAAACTCAATCAGGCTTTTGTGCAGTTGCCAAGATACAGCACACACTGCATGTTAAGTGAAGCTGAATCTCTTGAGGTGCTTGATGCAGAAGTGGTGTCCACTCTGAAAAGAGATATTGGCTCAAATGCAGAGAAAATGCTGAAATGTCAATTTGTGCAGCAGTCTGAGGTAGTGTGGCAAGTCATTCTTGAGGATAATGGTGTGCAGGTCACATGTAAAGCACCAGCAAAATGTCCTAAAATCCCATCTGACACTGAACAGAAAGTGGAAGCGAGTGTGCAGAACTCAGAAGCATCACTGGATTTCTGTTCTCCCTGTTATCACCATATAGAATTTATACAGGGACAACAGCTAGATGTTTACATCTCAGCTATATGTGATGCACATAAATTTTGGTGTCAGCCTGCTGACTCCAATGCACTTGATAAGATATCTAAAAATCTCTCGGAAATCGGAAATGCAACTTATAATACACACGTCAGCATGAGTGCTCTCTTACCTGGTAGTCCATGCATTgcattttttgcagaggatcaGCTTTGGTGCCGTGCTGAAATATTGAATAAAGATGGAGATAAACTGTCAGTTCTCTTTGTAGACTATGGCAACACAGCTGATGTTACCATTACAAATGTGAGGGAAATGCCCAGTGACCTGTTAGAAACTCCAACACAGGCATTTTTGTGTACGCTTGAAGGTTTTGATGAGTTGCATGGCTCTTGGGTTGATAGTGCTGTCGATGAGTTGGCTTCAATTGCAGAAGACAAATTATTGCAGATGATTGTCACCAAGACATCTAGAGAAGATGGAAAAAACATGTACCTTGTGCAGCTGGAATGTGATTGCCAGAGGTTAAATGAGACTATGAAAAGGTGGTGGATGACTTCCACACTGCAAAACAAACCGGACGTCGCACAGCAGATGCTAGATGAAAAACTAAGCCAAATTGATGCAACCGCGAAAGAGCCAGAAAATGAACCTCCTGAGAATGAAGAGACAAGACTTTCTGTTCCTAGTGCACACACTGGTAAATGGCATAATAATGCTGACTTGTACTCTGTGGTAACAAGTAGTCCAACGAACATTCAGAGCCCTGTGGATTATCTTCACACTTCAGTTCTTTCTACTGAATCCCCACAAGAAGAGAGGTGTTTGTTTGAAAGCTGGATCCAACTTGAAACAAGTGAAGGGGTAAATACAGTGCCCACTGTTTTGATTCATCACATGGAAACCAATGTTTCACAGATTGATAGTGGAATTGAAGAGAATGTGTTGCCTTTGCAAAATATGGTCAAGAACGTTGATGAGGAAGCTGCCACTTTGATAGACACAACTTTGTCAGATGAGTCTGGGATTCCATTGTCTCCATTTGAAGCACCAGCAAAATGTCCTGAAATCCCATCTGACACTGAACAGAATATGGGAAAGAATGTGCAGAACTCAGAAACATCACAGAATCTTCGTTCTCTCAGTTACCATTATATAGAATTTACAGAGGGACAACAGCTCGATGTTTACATCTCAGCTATATTTGACACTCATAAATTTTGGTGTCAACCTGCTGACTCGATTGCACTTGATAATATATCTGAAAGTCTCTCTGAATTCGGAAATGCAGCTTATGATACACATGTCAGCATGAGCGCTCTCTTACCTGGCACTCCATGCATTGCATTTTTTGCAGAGGACCAGCTTTGGTGCCGTGCTGAAGTACTGAATAAAGATGGAGATGAGCTGTCAGTTCTGTTTGTCGACTATGGAAACACAGCTGAAGTTACTTGCACAGATGTGAGGGAAATATGCGTTAACCTGTTAGAAACTCATCCACAGGCATTTTTATGTAAGCTTGAAGGTTTTGATGAGTCGCATGGCTCTTGGTGTGACAGTGCTTTCGATGAATTGGCTTCAATTGCAGAAGACAAATTATTGCAGCTAACTGTCACCAAGCTATCCAGAGAAGATGGAAAGAACATGCACCTTGTGCAACTTGAATGTGAAGGACAGAAGTTAAATGAGACTATGAAAAGGTGGTGGATGACTTCCACACTCGAAAACAAACCGGACGTCCCACAGTGCATACTAGATGAAAAACTAGGCCCAATTGATGCAACTGCGAAAGAGCCAGAAAACGAAACCTCTGAGAATGAAGACGCAAGACTTGCTATTCCTGGTGCTCACACTGGTAAATGTCCTAATGATGCTGACTTGTACTCTGTGGTAACAAGTTCTCCAAAGAACATTCAGAGCCCTGTGGATTATCTTCACACTTCAATTCTTTCTAGCAAGTCCCCACAAGAAGAGAAGTGTTTATCTGAAAGCTGGAGCACAAGTGAAGGGGTAAACACAGTCCCCAGTGTTTTGATTCATGATATGGAATCCAATGTTTCACATATTGATAGCGGAACAGATGAAAATGTGGACCCCTGGCAAAATATGGACACAAACGTGGCAGAGAGTGACAAAAACTTTGAGGAAGCTGCCTCTGTACTGGACACAACTTTGTCAGATGAGATAAAATCTCCACCAGACAAGAACCTTCAGGAGGCCGCAGATGACTGTGGGATTCCATTGTCCCCATTTGAAGTGGTTGATATCCACATGAGAGCCTGCTATAAAGTTAGGACCTATTCTGCTG ATCCAAAAGTTGCTACTGAGGACAACAAGGCTGTAATTTCAAATCCAGTTATGAGTGGGACAAACGTGAAAATG GTCGCCCGTGATGCTGTGATGAACTACATTCCTCATGAAACCGTTGTTGACACTACTTCTGCAGACTCTCAACTG GTTCCAAGTGAATCAGTGTTGCCTTTCCTTGTGCCTGTTGTGCAACAGTTACACG